The Streptomyces sp. HUAS CB01 genome has a segment encoding these proteins:
- the gyrA gene encoding DNA gyrase subunit A, with amino-acid sequence MADETPVPNGDTPAPVTTGTEEEGPQLRIEPVGLETEMQRSYLDYAMSVIVSRALPDVRDGLKPVHRRVLYAMYDGGYRPEKGFYKCARVVGDVMGTYHPHGDSSIYDALVRLAQPWSMRMPLVDSNGNFGSPGNDPAAAMRYTECKMAPLSMEMLRDIDEDTVDFQDNYDGRNQEPTVLPSRFPNLLVNGSAGIAVGMATNIPPHNLREVAAGAQWALEHPEATHEELLDALIERIKGPDFPTGALVVGRKGIEEAYRTGRGSITMRAVVEVEEIQNRQCLVVTELPYQVNPDNLAQKIADLVKDGKVGGIADVRDETSSRTGQRLVIVLKRDAVAKVVLNNLYKHTDLQTNFGANMLALVDGVPRTLSLDAFIRHWVTHQIEVIVRRTKFRLRKAEERAHILRGLLKALDAIDEVIALIRRSDTVEVAREGLMGLLEIDEIQANAILEMQLRRLAALERRKIVQEHDELQAKINEYNQILASPEKQRGIVSEELAALVEKFGDDRRSKLVPFDGDMSIEDLIAEEDIVVTITRGGYIKRTKTEDYRSQKRGGKGVRGTKLKQDDIVDHFFVSTTHHWLLFFTNKGRVYRAKAYELPDAGRDARGQHVANLLAFQPDEQIAEILAIRDYEAVPYLVLATKAGLVKKTPLKDYDSPRSGGVIAINLRETEDGRDDELIGAELVSAEDDLLLISRKAQSIRFTATDEALRPMGRATSGVKGMSFREGDELLSMNVVRPGTFVFTATDGGYAKRTAVDEYRVQGRGGLGIKAAKIVEDRGSLVGALVVEETDEILAITLSGGVIRTRVNEVRETGRDTMGVQLINLGKRDAVVGIARNAEAGREAEEVDGTEDAEGGAEAGTSEVTEAAEAAENGRGAEPSAGEHDEE; translated from the coding sequence ATGGCCGACGAGACCCCTGTCCCCAACGGCGACACCCCCGCTCCCGTCACCACCGGAACCGAAGAGGAAGGACCGCAGCTGCGGATCGAGCCCGTCGGGCTCGAGACGGAGATGCAGCGCTCCTACCTCGACTACGCGATGTCCGTCATCGTGTCGCGTGCGCTGCCCGACGTGCGGGACGGCCTGAAGCCCGTCCACCGCCGTGTGCTGTACGCGATGTACGACGGCGGCTACCGGCCCGAGAAGGGCTTCTACAAGTGCGCCCGTGTCGTGGGTGACGTCATGGGTACGTACCACCCCCACGGCGACTCCTCGATCTACGACGCCCTGGTCCGCCTCGCGCAGCCGTGGTCGATGCGGATGCCGCTGGTCGACTCGAACGGAAACTTCGGCTCCCCGGGCAACGACCCCGCGGCCGCCATGCGCTACACCGAGTGCAAGATGGCGCCGCTGTCCATGGAGATGCTCCGGGACATCGACGAGGACACCGTCGACTTCCAGGACAACTACGACGGCCGCAACCAGGAGCCGACGGTCCTGCCGTCGCGCTTCCCGAACCTGCTGGTCAACGGCAGCGCCGGTATCGCCGTCGGTATGGCCACGAACATCCCGCCGCACAATCTGCGCGAGGTCGCGGCCGGCGCCCAGTGGGCGCTGGAGCACCCGGAGGCCACCCACGAGGAGCTCCTCGACGCGCTGATCGAGCGGATCAAGGGCCCGGACTTCCCGACCGGTGCGCTGGTCGTGGGCCGCAAGGGCATCGAGGAGGCGTACCGCACCGGCCGCGGCTCCATCACGATGCGCGCGGTCGTCGAGGTCGAGGAGATCCAGAACCGCCAGTGCCTGGTGGTCACGGAGCTTCCGTACCAGGTCAACCCGGACAACCTCGCGCAGAAGATCGCCGACCTGGTGAAGGACGGCAAGGTCGGCGGCATCGCCGACGTCCGCGACGAGACCTCGTCCCGCACGGGTCAGCGCCTCGTCATCGTGCTGAAGCGCGACGCCGTCGCCAAGGTCGTCCTCAACAACCTGTACAAGCACACCGACCTGCAGACGAACTTCGGCGCCAACATGCTGGCCCTGGTCGACGGGGTGCCGCGCACGCTGTCGCTCGACGCGTTCATCCGCCACTGGGTGACGCACCAGATCGAGGTCATCGTCCGCCGGACGAAGTTCCGGCTGCGCAAGGCCGAGGAGCGCGCCCACATCCTGCGCGGTCTGCTCAAGGCGCTCGACGCGATCGACGAGGTCATCGCGCTGATCCGGCGCAGTGACACGGTCGAGGTCGCGCGCGAGGGCCTGATGGGCCTGCTGGAGATCGACGAGATCCAGGCCAACGCGATCCTCGAGATGCAGCTGCGACGGCTGGCCGCCCTGGAGCGCCGGAAGATCGTGCAGGAGCACGACGAGCTGCAGGCGAAGATCAACGAGTACAACCAGATCCTGGCCTCCCCCGAGAAGCAGCGCGGCATCGTCAGCGAGGAGCTGGCCGCCCTCGTCGAGAAGTTCGGCGACGACCGGCGTTCCAAGCTCGTCCCCTTCGACGGCGACATGTCCATCGAGGACCTGATCGCCGAGGAGGACATCGTCGTCACCATCACGCGTGGCGGCTACATCAAGCGCACCAAGACCGAGGACTACCGCTCGCAGAAGCGAGGCGGCAAGGGCGTGCGCGGCACGAAGCTGAAGCAGGACGACATCGTCGACCACTTCTTCGTGTCGACCACGCACCACTGGCTGCTGTTCTTCACGAACAAGGGCCGGGTCTACCGCGCGAAGGCGTACGAGCTGCCGGACGCCGGCCGGGACGCCCGCGGCCAGCACGTCGCCAACCTGCTGGCCTTCCAGCCGGACGAGCAGATCGCCGAGATCCTCGCGATCCGCGACTACGAGGCCGTGCCCTACCTGGTCCTCGCCACCAAGGCGGGCCTGGTGAAGAAGACCCCGCTGAAGGACTACGACTCCCCGCGCTCCGGCGGTGTCATCGCGATCAACCTCCGTGAGACGGAGGACGGCCGCGACGACGAGCTGATCGGTGCCGAGCTGGTGTCGGCCGAGGACGATCTGCTGCTGATCAGCAGGAAGGCCCAGTCGATCCGTTTCACCGCGACGGACGAAGCGCTCCGCCCGATGGGGCGTGCCACTTCGGGTGTGAAGGGCATGAGTTTCCGCGAGGGCGACGAACTCCTCTCGATGAATGTGGTGCGGCCCGGTACTTTCGTGTTCACTGCCACGGACGGCGGGTACGCCAAGCGGACCGCCGTCGACGAGTACCGCGTCCAGGGTCGCGGCGGCCTCGGCATCAAGGCCGCCAAGATCGTCGAGGACCGTGGTTCCCTGGTCGGCGCGCTGGTGGTCGAGGAGACCGACGAGATCCTCGCCATCACGTTGTCCGGTGGTGTGATTCGTACGCGAGTCAATGAAGTCAGGGAGACGGGCCGTGACACCATGGGCGTCCAACTGATCAACCTCGGCAAGCGGGATGCCGTCGTCGGTATCGCGCGGAACGCCGAGGCCGGTCGCGAGGCCGAGGAGGTCGACGGGACCGAGGACGCCGAAGGGGGCGCCGAGGCCGGGACCTCCGAGGTCACCGAGGCCGCCGAGGCCGCAGAGAACGGCCGGGGCGCGGAGCCCTCGGCCGGAGAGCACGACGAGGAGTAG
- a CDS encoding DUF3566 domain-containing protein codes for MTDTRGPQPPHETYGGEQAVQQGTQPYHPPQAYPSPPGGTQGGQQHPGQQTAAGAAVRRPRTGATTQPRTRKARLRVAKADPWSVMKVSFLLSIALGICTIVAAAVLWMVMDAMGVFSTVGGTISEATGSNESNGFDLQSFLSLPRVLLFTSVIAVIDVVLATALATLGAFIYNLSAGFVGGVELTLAEDE; via the coding sequence GTGACCGACACCCGGGGGCCGCAGCCCCCGCACGAAACCTATGGTGGGGAGCAAGCGGTGCAGCAGGGAACCCAGCCGTACCACCCGCCCCAGGCGTACCCCTCCCCTCCTGGGGGGACGCAGGGCGGCCAGCAGCATCCTGGACAGCAGACTGCCGCGGGTGCGGCCGTCCGCCGGCCGCGTACCGGCGCGACCACACAGCCCCGGACAAGGAAGGCGCGCCTGCGGGTGGCCAAGGCCGACCCGTGGTCGGTGATGAAGGTCAGCTTCCTGCTCTCGATCGCCCTGGGCATCTGCACGATCGTCGCTGCGGCGGTGCTGTGGATGGTCATGGACGCCATGGGCGTCTTCTCGACGGTCGGCGGGACGATCAGCGAGGCCACGGGTTCGAACGAGAGCAACGGCTTCGACCTCCAGTCCTTCCTCTCGCTCCCCCGTGTGCTCCTCTTCACGTCGGTGATCGCGGTCATCGACGTGGTGCTGGCCACGGCGCTGGCGACCCTGGGCGCCTTCATCTACAACCTCTCCGCCGGGTTCGTGGGCGGAGTCGAGCTGACGCTGGCCGAGGACGAATAG
- a CDS encoding DLW-39 family protein: MKKLLLVALAAIGGLLVYRQIQADRAEQDLWTEATDSVPAGSGV; this comes from the coding sequence GTGAAGAAGCTTCTCCTGGTCGCACTGGCCGCCATCGGCGGGCTCCTCGTGTACCGCCAGATCCAGGCGGATCGCGCCGAGCAGGATCTGTGGACGGAGGCGACCGACTCCGTGCCCGCAGGTTCGGGTGTGTGA
- a CDS encoding serine/threonine-protein kinase: MGEVFAGRYELIDPIGRGGVGAVWRAWDHRRRRYVAAKVLQQSDAHSLLRFVREQALRIDHPHVLAPASWAADDDKVLFTMDLVSGGSLAHVIGDYGPLPPRFVCTLLDQLLSGLAAVHAEGVVHRDIKPANILLEATGTGRPHLRLSDFGISMRKGEPRLTETNYVVGTPGYFAPEQMLGAEPDFPADLFAVGLVALYLLQGQKPDSRALVEHFAAHGTPGAPQGIPEPLWQVLAGLLQPDPQARFRTATGARKALTSAVELLPEPTIDDEPVEVFDQLGPLPSGFGPDGPAGRGPGGPRADAVPSEDEEPAGGRTGHTGQAQQAAPDGTGSWPHPAGAEQPDPQPHPRPGRSGQATRAPQGMPGSPGSQGSPLPSPSETGSFHLPPPPHLPAPPLTGDAPSAPARQSATGQPVSPTPVPAHTDSPHRPRQPQQRPAQDFAQAPTAAVPYEQPLTRQYTAQGPQVPGQAQPVPYAPSYAPAAAPPPAARKRPGPPPKVAVPVLVVALICFAVGIWALVQA, encoded by the coding sequence ATGGGTGAGGTCTTCGCCGGACGGTATGAGCTGATCGACCCGATCGGTCGCGGTGGGGTCGGCGCCGTATGGCGTGCCTGGGACCACCGGCGGCGGCGCTATGTCGCCGCCAAGGTCCTGCAGCAGAGCGACGCCCACTCGCTGCTGCGGTTCGTCCGTGAGCAGGCCCTCCGCATCGATCACCCGCATGTCCTCGCCCCGGCCAGCTGGGCCGCGGACGACGACAAGGTGCTGTTCACCATGGACCTGGTGAGCGGCGGGTCGCTGGCGCACGTCATCGGCGACTACGGCCCGCTGCCGCCGCGGTTCGTCTGCACCCTGCTGGACCAGTTGCTGTCGGGGCTCGCCGCGGTGCACGCGGAGGGGGTCGTGCACCGCGACATCAAGCCCGCGAACATCCTGCTGGAGGCCACCGGCACCGGGCGGCCGCATCTTCGGCTGTCCGACTTCGGCATCTCCATGCGGAAGGGCGAACCGCGGCTGACCGAGACGAACTACGTGGTGGGGACGCCCGGTTACTTCGCGCCCGAGCAGATGCTCGGCGCGGAACCGGACTTCCCCGCCGACCTGTTCGCCGTGGGGCTCGTGGCCCTGTATCTGCTCCAGGGCCAGAAGCCCGACTCCCGCGCCCTGGTCGAGCATTTCGCCGCGCACGGCACACCGGGCGCGCCGCAGGGCATTCCCGAGCCGTTGTGGCAGGTCCTCGCGGGGCTGCTCCAGCCGGATCCGCAGGCCCGCTTCCGCACGGCGACCGGTGCGCGGAAGGCTCTCACCTCGGCCGTGGAGCTGCTGCCCGAACCCACCATCGACGACGAGCCGGTCGAGGTGTTCGACCAACTGGGCCCGCTGCCCTCCGGTTTCGGGCCCGACGGCCCCGCGGGGCGCGGTCCGGGCGGGCCGCGGGCCGACGCCGTACCGTCCGAGGACGAGGAGCCGGCCGGCGGCCGCACAGGCCACACCGGACAGGCGCAGCAGGCCGCACCGGACGGCACGGGCTCCTGGCCGCACCCGGCCGGCGCGGAACAGCCGGATCCGCAGCCACATCCTCGGCCCGGACGGAGCGGACAGGCCACGCGGGCCCCCCAGGGGATGCCCGGCAGCCCCGGCTCGCAGGGATCCCCCCTGCCGTCGCCCTCGGAGACCGGCTCCTTCCATCTGCCCCCGCCGCCCCACCTGCCGGCGCCACCGCTCACCGGGGACGCGCCGTCCGCCCCCGCTCGGCAGTCCGCCACCGGACAGCCGGTGTCCCCCACGCCCGTGCCCGCGCACACCGACTCCCCCCATCGACCCCGTCAACCGCAACAGCGGCCGGCACAGGACTTCGCCCAGGCGCCGACGGCCGCGGTTCCGTACGAACAACCCCTCACTCGTCAGTACACCGCCCAGGGCCCGCAGGTTCCGGGTCAGGCGCAGCCGGTGCCGTACGCGCCGTCCTACGCCCCTGCGGCCGCGCCTCCGCCCGCCGCACGGAAACGACCGGGACCGCCCCCGAAGGTGGCGGTCCCGGTGCTCGTCGTCGCGCTGATCTGCTTCGCGGTCGGGATCTGGGCCCTCGTCCAGGCCTGA
- a CDS encoding helix-turn-helix domain-containing protein: MDAAQQDATARARELQRSWYGEPLGALFRRLIDDLGLNQARLAAVLGLSAPMLSQLMSGQRAKIGNPAVVQRVQALQELASQVADGSASAAEATDRMDEIKKSQGGSVLTGTGQSTTSSGAPTVRRVVREIQSLLRSVAAAGDIIDAADTLAPTHPELAEFLRVYGAGRTAEAVAHYESHQN; encoded by the coding sequence ATGGATGCAGCACAGCAGGACGCGACGGCGAGAGCCAGAGAGCTCCAGCGCAGCTGGTACGGGGAGCCACTGGGGGCGCTCTTCCGCCGGCTCATCGACGACCTGGGCCTCAACCAGGCCCGTCTTGCTGCGGTGCTCGGGCTGTCGGCTCCGATGCTCTCCCAGCTGATGAGCGGCCAGCGTGCCAAGATCGGCAACCCGGCGGTCGTCCAGCGCGTCCAGGCCCTCCAGGAGCTGGCCAGTCAGGTCGCCGACGGCAGCGCCAGCGCGGCCGAGGCGACGGACCGCATGGACGAGATCAAGAAGTCCCAGGGCGGCTCCGTGCTCACCGGCACCGGGCAGTCCACGACCAGCTCGGGCGCGCCGACGGTGCGCCGGGTGGTACGGGAGATCCAGTCGCTGCTCCGCTCGGTGGCGGCGGCCGGCGACATCATCGACGCGGCGGACACGCTCGCCCCCACCCATCCGGAACTGGCAGAGTTCCTCCGGGTGTACGGCGCCGGGCGGACCGCGGAGGCGGTCGCCCACTACGAGTCGCACCAGAACTGA
- a CDS encoding DUF6344 domain-containing protein: MAAVKVTSVWTAFVALIVTLLTSLGFAPSAKAAEQSAGPLQPEGPAEPKPTVPGARSAGSRAGAHDHPTGPRPAPAPAASTYGSLAMHGFWYEVVRQRTPRDRALPPTIKQRIRAEAHGASPAVRKVPSLNDAGDSQREPSSVEDEERVPAAA, from the coding sequence ATGGCCGCCGTCAAGGTCACCTCTGTGTGGACCGCCTTCGTCGCCCTGATCGTCACCCTGCTCACCTCCCTGGGGTTCGCCCCCTCCGCCAAGGCCGCCGAGCAGTCGGCCGGTCCCCTTCAGCCGGAGGGCCCCGCGGAGCCGAAGCCCACCGTCCCCGGTGCGCGGAGCGCGGGGAGCAGAGCGGGAGCCCATGACCATCCCACCGGACCCCGCCCGGCGCCCGCCCCTGCCGCGAGTACGTACGGAAGCCTGGCCATGCACGGCTTCTGGTACGAGGTGGTGCGCCAGAGGACGCCTCGCGACCGCGCTCTGCCGCCGACCATCAAGCAGCGGATCCGCGCCGAGGCCCACGGTGCCTCCCCCGCCGTGCGCAAGGTGCCCAGCCTCAACGACGCGGGCGATTCTCAGCGGGAGCCCTCGTCCGTCGAGGACGAGGAGCGCGTTCCGGCGGCAGCATGA
- a CDS encoding DUF5324 family protein produces the protein MTRMDSVRAATDTAKEGVLHAADVVAPYAGTAKDQAALYAHQARVALEPKVKKAARQARHQARVQYKCHVAPHVPPQVDDAAHRAAVMTRNAARQAADYTAPRLEHAVAVAQPVGQEAVTRSAAALAALRGSVTAEDIKKLAKKNERRAKCGRAAKGAVVVGAVAAGLFAVWKWWDKQANPDWLVEPPAATEVPDRTLSSVDGSDQSLLDPDVQAKQTESEADTDREDRR, from the coding sequence GTGACCCGCATGGACAGCGTGCGCGCCGCGACGGACACGGCCAAGGAGGGCGTGCTCCACGCCGCGGACGTGGTGGCGCCATACGCCGGCACGGCCAAGGACCAGGCCGCGCTCTACGCCCACCAGGCTCGTGTCGCTCTCGAGCCGAAGGTGAAGAAGGCCGCACGCCAGGCGCGTCATCAGGCCCGCGTCCAGTACAAGTGCCATGTCGCACCGCATGTTCCGCCGCAGGTGGACGACGCGGCTCACCGGGCCGCCGTCATGACCCGGAATGCCGCACGTCAGGCGGCGGACTACACGGCTCCGCGCCTCGAGCACGCCGTCGCGGTGGCCCAGCCCGTGGGGCAGGAGGCCGTCACGCGGTCCGCCGCCGCGCTGGCCGCGCTGCGCGGCTCGGTCACCGCCGAGGACATCAAGAAGCTCGCGAAGAAGAACGAGCGGCGTGCGAAGTGCGGTCGCGCCGCGAAGGGTGCTGTGGTCGTCGGCGCCGTCGCCGCTGGGCTGTTCGCCGTGTGGAAGTGGTGGGACAAGCAGGCCAACCCGGACTGGCTGGTGGAGCCTCCGGCCGCGACCGAGGTCCCGGACCGCACGCTGTCGTCGGTCGACGGGAGCGATCAGTCGTTGCTGGACCCGGATGTCCAGGCCAAGCAGACCGAGAGCGAGGCCGACACGGACCGTGAGGACCGTCGCTGA
- a CDS encoding peptidylprolyl isomerase, with product MAEQLHATLKTNHGDIDIRLLPNHAPKTVKNFVELATGEREWTNPATGKKSTDRLYDGTVFHRVISGFMIQGGDPLGNGTGGPGYEFADEFHPDLAFDRPYLLAMANAGPGTNGSQFFITVAPTGWLTRKHTIFGEVTDEAGRKVVDAIAGAPTNPRTDRPLNDVVIESVVIETRQG from the coding sequence GTGGCCGAGCAGCTCCACGCCACCCTGAAGACCAACCACGGCGACATCGACATCCGGCTTCTGCCGAACCACGCGCCGAAGACGGTGAAGAACTTCGTCGAGCTCGCCACGGGTGAGCGGGAGTGGACCAATCCGGCTACCGGGAAGAAGTCGACGGACAGGCTGTACGACGGCACGGTCTTCCACCGGGTGATCAGCGGCTTCATGATCCAGGGCGGCGACCCGCTGGGCAACGGCACCGGCGGCCCGGGCTACGAGTTCGCCGACGAGTTCCACCCGGACCTGGCCTTCGACCGCCCGTACCTGCTGGCCATGGCCAATGCCGGCCCGGGCACCAACGGCTCGCAGTTCTTCATCACCGTCGCCCCCACCGGCTGGCTGACCCGCAAGCACACGATCTTCGGCGAGGTCACCGACGAGGCCGGCCGGAAGGTCGTGGACGCGATCGCCGGCGCGCCGACCAACCCGCGCACCGACCGCCCGCTGAACGACGTGGTGATCGAGTCCGTCGTGATCGAGACCCGCCAGGGCTGA
- a CDS encoding rhomboid family intramembrane serine protease — translation MDQAPGSPDRPQAAHGLPGCYRHPGRETGISCTRCERPICPECMVSASVGFQCPECVRTGSGTGHAPSANRPRTIAGAELTSGDPRLVTKILLGVNVAVFLAVLADRTIADQLDLIGLAFNPRIQEVVGVADGEWYRLVTSMFLHQEIWHIAFNMLGLWWLGGPLEAALGRVRYLALYLLSGLAGSALVYLLAAPNQGALGASGAIWGLLGATAVLLRRLDYDLRPVIALLALNLLITFTMSGISWEAHVGGLVGGTVIAFGMVHAPRERRTLVQVGVCALVLVVSVVAIVLRTQSLLT, via the coding sequence ATGGATCAGGCGCCAGGAAGCCCGGACCGGCCCCAGGCGGCGCACGGGCTGCCGGGCTGCTACCGGCACCCCGGCCGGGAGACCGGCATCAGCTGCACCCGCTGCGAGCGGCCGATCTGTCCCGAGTGCATGGTCAGCGCGTCGGTCGGCTTCCAGTGCCCGGAGTGCGTGCGCACGGGGTCGGGCACCGGGCACGCCCCGTCCGCGAACCGTCCCCGGACGATCGCCGGAGCCGAACTCACCTCGGGTGACCCGCGGCTCGTCACCAAGATCCTTCTCGGCGTCAACGTCGCGGTGTTCCTCGCCGTGCTCGCCGACCGGACGATCGCGGACCAGCTCGATCTGATCGGGCTCGCGTTCAACCCCCGGATCCAGGAGGTCGTGGGAGTCGCCGACGGCGAGTGGTACCGCCTGGTGACCTCGATGTTCCTGCACCAGGAGATCTGGCACATCGCCTTCAACATGCTGGGGCTCTGGTGGCTCGGCGGCCCGCTCGAGGCGGCGCTCGGCCGGGTGCGCTATCTCGCGCTCTACCTGCTCTCCGGACTTGCGGGAAGCGCGCTGGTCTATCTGCTGGCGGCGCCGAACCAGGGTGCCCTCGGTGCCTCCGGGGCGATCTGGGGTCTGCTCGGCGCCACCGCCGTGCTCCTGCGCCGGCTCGACTACGACCTGCGTCCGGTGATCGCGCTCCTGGCGCTGAACCTGCTCATCACCTTCACCATGAGCGGCATCTCCTGGGAGGCCCACGTCGGCGGTCTGGTCGGCGGCACGGTGATCGCGTTCGGCATGGTGCACGCGCCCCGTGAGCGGCGGACCCTGGTGCAGGTCGGGGTCTGTGCCCTCGTCCTGGTCGTCTCGGTCGTGGCCATCGTTCTGAGGACGCAGTCGCTGCTCACCTGA
- the crgA gene encoding cell division protein CrgA, which produces MPKSRIRKKADFTPPPSSKQATSIKLTNRSWVAPVMLALFLIGLAWIVVFYVTDGSLPVKSLGNWNIVVGFGFIAGGFAVSTQWK; this is translated from the coding sequence GTGCCGAAGTCACGTATCCGCAAGAAGGCCGACTTCACGCCCCCGCCGTCCTCGAAGCAGGCGACCAGCATCAAGCTGACGAACCGCAGCTGGGTCGCTCCCGTGATGCTGGCGCTGTTCCTGATCGGACTGGCGTGGATCGTCGTCTTCTACGTCACCGACGGCTCGCTTCCCGTGAAGTCGCTCGGGAACTGGAACATCGTGGTCGGCTTCGGCTTCATCGCCGGGGGCTTCGCCGTCTCCACACAGTGGAAGTAG
- a CDS encoding DUF881 domain-containing protein, with the protein MSNSADSPGGPVRRFSWRPIRLLTAAVFALAGLIFVTSFNTAKGTNLRTDDSLLKLSDLIQQRSHKNAELDESTSAVRQDVDALARRDDGSTKAEDEKLRALETAAGTEELSGQAVSVTLNDAPPNAQAAPGYPEPQANDLVIHQQDLQAVVNALWQGGARGIQVMDQRLISTSAVRCVGNTLILQGRVYSPPYKVTAVGDPDRLKKALTASPAIQNYQLYVKAYGLGWKVDEREAVTLPGYSGTVDLHYAKPVQ; encoded by the coding sequence TTGAGCAATTCCGCCGACTCCCCCGGTGGGCCGGTCCGTCGCTTCTCGTGGCGACCGATCCGGCTGCTGACGGCTGCCGTCTTCGCGCTCGCCGGGCTGATCTTCGTCACCAGCTTCAACACGGCCAAGGGCACCAACCTCCGCACCGACGACTCGCTGCTGAAGCTCTCCGACCTGATCCAGCAGCGCAGCCACAAGAACGCCGAACTGGACGAGTCCACCTCGGCGGTGCGCCAGGACGTCGACGCCCTGGCCCGGCGCGACGACGGCTCCACCAAGGCCGAGGACGAGAAGCTGAGGGCGCTCGAAACCGCCGCGGGGACCGAGGAGCTCAGCGGTCAGGCCGTCTCCGTCACCCTCAATGATGCTCCCCCCAACGCCCAGGCGGCACCCGGCTACCCGGAGCCCCAGGCCAACGACCTGGTCATCCACCAGCAGGATCTGCAGGCGGTGGTCAACGCCCTCTGGCAGGGCGGCGCCCGCGGCATCCAGGTCATGGACCAGCGGCTGATCTCCACCAGCGCCGTGCGCTGCGTGGGCAACACGCTGATCCTGCAGGGCAGGGTGTACTCGCCGCCGTACAAGGTCACCGCAGTCGGCGACCCGGACAGGCTCAAGAAGGCGCTGACCGCCTCGCCCGCGATCCAGAACTACCAGCTGTACGTGAAGGCGTACGGGCTGGGCTGGAAGGTCGACGAGCGCGAGGCGGTGACTCTCCCCGGCTACTCGGGCACAGTGGATCTCCACTACGCGAAGCCCGTGCAGTAA
- a CDS encoding class E sortase → MSVRLIVRTFSEICITIGAAIVLFVAYLLFWTGVKAGDATDAEIVRLQEEWARQPVVPPPTPEATGPAVPPPPAPQAKPYESGRPFAVMYVPRFGAGWDWPVLEGTEAGTLKKGLGHYAGSARLGATGNFSVAGHRRTYGDPFKDFPRLRPGDAVVLNDGTTWFTYRIRNKPHRTVPGDVGVVDAVPVKSGFDGPGRYLTLTTCDPEWGSSHRLVVWAHLDATQPVTDGKPEAFHS, encoded by the coding sequence GTGTCGGTGCGACTGATCGTCCGGACGTTCAGTGAGATATGCATCACCATCGGCGCCGCGATCGTCCTGTTCGTGGCGTACCTGCTGTTCTGGACCGGTGTGAAGGCCGGCGACGCGACGGACGCCGAGATCGTCCGGCTCCAGGAGGAGTGGGCCCGGCAGCCGGTCGTCCCGCCGCCGACGCCGGAGGCGACCGGGCCCGCCGTCCCACCCCCGCCCGCCCCGCAGGCGAAGCCGTACGAGAGCGGCAGGCCCTTCGCGGTCATGTACGTCCCGCGGTTCGGCGCCGGCTGGGACTGGCCGGTGCTGGAGGGCACGGAGGCCGGAACGCTCAAGAAGGGACTCGGGCACTATGCGGGAAGCGCCCGGCTCGGTGCGACGGGCAACTTCTCGGTGGCCGGCCACCGCCGCACGTACGGGGACCCGTTCAAGGACTTCCCGCGGCTGCGCCCCGGTGACGCGGTCGTCCTCAACGACGGGACGACATGGTTCACCTACCGGATACGGAACAAGCCCCACCGGACCGTGCCCGGCGATGTGGGCGTCGTCGACGCCGTCCCGGTGAAGTCCGGATTCGACGGGCCGGGCCGCTATCTGACCCTCACCACCTGCGATCCCGAGTGGGGCAGCAGCCACCGGCTGGTCGTCTGGGCGCACCTCGACGCCACACAGCCTGTGACCGACGGCAAGCCGGAAGCTTTCCACAGCTGA
- a CDS encoding aminodeoxychorismate/anthranilate synthase component II, with amino-acid sequence MSARILVVDNYDSFVFNLVQYLYQLGAECEVVRNDQVSTAHAQDGFDGVLLSPGPGAPEQAGVCIEMVRHCADTDVPVFGVCLGMQSMAVAYGGVVDRAPELLHGKTSLVRHEGTGVFAGLPSPFTATRYHSLAAEPATVPDELEVTARTEDGIIMGLRHRRKRVEGVQFHPESVLTEHGHLMLANWLVECGDTGAVGRSAGLAPVVGKALA; translated from the coding sequence ATGAGCGCACGGATTCTCGTCGTCGACAACTACGACAGCTTCGTCTTCAACCTCGTCCAGTACCTCTACCAGCTGGGCGCGGAGTGCGAGGTCGTGCGCAACGACCAGGTGTCCACGGCCCATGCGCAGGACGGCTTCGACGGCGTGCTGCTGTCCCCCGGGCCGGGCGCGCCCGAACAGGCCGGTGTCTGCATCGAGATGGTCCGTCACTGCGCCGACACCGACGTCCCCGTCTTCGGCGTCTGCCTCGGCATGCAGTCGATGGCCGTGGCCTACGGCGGCGTCGTCGACCGGGCGCCCGAGCTGCTCCACGGCAAGACCTCGCTCGTACGGCACGAGGGCACGGGCGTGTTCGCCGGGCTGCCGTCGCCCTTCACGGCGACCCGCTACCACTCTCTGGCGGCGGAGCCGGCGACCGTCCCGGACGAGCTCGAGGTCACGGCGCGCACGGAGGACGGGATCATCATGGGACTGCGCCATCGGCGGAAGCGGGTCGAGGGTGTGCAGTTCCACCCCGAGTCGGTGCTCACGGAGCACGGCCATCTGATGCTGGCCAACTGGCTGGTGGAATGCGGTGACACGGGCGCGGTGGGCCGGTCGGCAGGGCTCGCGCCGGTGGTGGGCAAGGCCCTGGCGTGA